One Micromonospora sp. WMMD812 genomic window carries:
- a CDS encoding DUF5709 domain-containing protein yields the protein MRDDEYPTPVSDPEADGLPQTADDDSTANDDVLTGREADGPDPAQLPADRTPVAVDRFGTTADEQLDGESLDYKLERERYERPVDDPLAGPIDPDIAAEATSDEAAAQAQLDADVIDPGPTSDPNSPVSIYDHGQLGTVADATVGRIVEPDEGAHTDQETDNVAYDAGSAGGGATAEELAVHETQPPHSV from the coding sequence ATGCGCGACGACGAGTACCCGACCCCCGTGTCCGATCCGGAGGCTGACGGCCTGCCGCAGACCGCCGACGACGACTCGACCGCGAACGACGACGTGCTGACCGGTCGCGAGGCGGACGGCCCGGACCCGGCCCAGCTGCCGGCCGACCGGACGCCGGTCGCGGTGGACCGGTTCGGGACCACCGCCGACGAGCAGCTCGACGGTGAGTCGCTGGACTACAAGCTCGAGCGGGAGCGCTACGAGCGTCCGGTCGACGACCCGCTGGCCGGCCCGATCGACCCGGACATCGCGGCCGAGGCGACCAGCGACGAGGCCGCGGCGCAGGCCCAACTCGACGCCGACGTGATCGACCCGGGCCCCACCTCGGACCCGAACTCTCCGGTCTCCATCTACGACCACGGCCAGCTCGGCACGGTCGCCGACGCCACCGTCGGCCGGATCGTGGAACCGGACGAGGGGGCGCACACCGACCAGGAGACCGACAACGTGGCGTACGACGCCGGCTCGGCCGGTGGCGGGGCGACCGCCGAGGAGCTGGCCGTCCACGAGACCCAACCGCCGCACTCGGTCTGA
- a CDS encoding ATP-binding protein has product MPTDARCLVETDESGPVVRLTGVLDFANADVVRDALLTRLCERPGPVVADLTGLRVTDPAAVGVLAEVHREVADWPAAGLLVCDPGNTGRPDPALAGVPVWPTLDGAMAALAASPMAAVLNTDLAPALGAARQARELVADGCRRWGVPELSEPGTIAVTEMVNNVVAHARTPMTVRLAPDGVQLHLAVRDHSSRQPTFAGLAPLTSTGGRGLLLIDTVARRWGTSPVPDGKVVWCVLDPADQPAP; this is encoded by the coding sequence ATGCCGACGGACGCGCGATGCCTGGTGGAGACGGACGAGTCCGGCCCGGTGGTCCGGCTCACCGGGGTGCTCGATTTCGCCAACGCCGACGTCGTCCGCGACGCTCTGCTCACCCGGCTCTGCGAGCGGCCCGGCCCGGTGGTGGCCGACCTGACCGGCCTGCGCGTCACCGACCCGGCCGCCGTCGGCGTCCTCGCCGAGGTGCACCGGGAGGTCGCCGACTGGCCGGCGGCGGGCCTGCTGGTCTGCGACCCCGGCAACACCGGCCGACCGGATCCGGCGCTGGCCGGGGTGCCGGTCTGGCCCACCCTGGACGGGGCGATGGCCGCGCTGGCGGCGTCCCCTATGGCGGCGGTGCTCAACACCGACCTCGCCCCGGCGCTCGGTGCCGCGCGCCAGGCCCGCGAACTGGTCGCCGACGGCTGCCGGCGGTGGGGGGTGCCGGAGCTCAGCGAGCCGGGCACGATCGCGGTCACCGAGATGGTCAACAACGTGGTGGCGCACGCCCGTACCCCGATGACGGTGCGGCTCGCCCCCGACGGCGTGCAGTTGCACCTCGCCGTCCGTGACCACTCGTCGCGGCAGCCGACCTTCGCGGGACTGGCCCCGCTGACGTCGACCGGCGGCCGGGGCCTGCTCCTGATCGACACGGTGGCCCGGCGCTGGGGCACCAGCCCGGTCCCGGACGGCAAGGTCGTCTGGTGCGTCCTCGACCCCGCCGACCAACCCGCACCCTGA
- a CDS encoding SDR family oxidoreductase, with product MPLTRSLDAATVVITGASSGIGTATAYALARRGAALVLAARSESALTRVAQRCRELGGRALVVPTDVTDAASVERLADRAAAEFGRIDGWVNNAAVGAVGLFDEIPVAEFRRVLEVNLLGTLHGIRAALPHLGAAGGGVVVNNASVLAEVAMPYQSPYNATKHGIRGLADTVRQELRVTGRGNISICTVLPATIDTPFFRHAANHTGRELLPPPPVYPPETVAATIVRLLRRPRREAYAGGAARLIGLQWRLAPTLAERVLGWYVHRTQFGPGTRPDSSGNVFRPDAEGRREGGWHGRRRQLVRMTAAFGLAAAGTAVGTMAARTRRNRTDR from the coding sequence ATGCCTCTCACCCGCAGCCTCGACGCCGCCACCGTGGTGATCACTGGCGCCTCCAGCGGGATCGGCACCGCCACCGCGTACGCGCTGGCCCGGCGGGGCGCCGCTCTCGTGCTGGCCGCCCGGAGCGAGTCCGCCCTGACCCGGGTGGCGCAGCGGTGCCGGGAGCTGGGCGGCCGGGCCTTGGTCGTACCGACGGACGTCACCGACGCCGCCTCGGTGGAGCGGCTGGCCGACCGGGCGGCGGCCGAGTTCGGCCGGATCGACGGCTGGGTCAACAACGCCGCCGTGGGCGCCGTCGGGCTCTTCGACGAGATCCCGGTGGCCGAGTTCCGCCGGGTGCTGGAGGTGAACCTGCTCGGCACACTGCACGGCATCCGGGCCGCACTGCCGCACCTGGGCGCCGCCGGGGGCGGGGTGGTGGTCAACAACGCCTCGGTGCTGGCCGAGGTGGCGATGCCGTACCAGTCGCCGTACAACGCCACCAAGCACGGCATCCGGGGCCTGGCCGACACGGTCCGCCAGGAACTGCGGGTCACCGGCCGGGGCAACATCTCGATCTGCACGGTCCTGCCGGCCACCATCGACACCCCGTTCTTCCGGCACGCGGCGAACCACACCGGCCGGGAGCTGCTGCCGCCGCCCCCGGTCTACCCGCCCGAGACGGTGGCGGCGACGATCGTCCGGCTGCTCCGGCGGCCACGCCGCGAGGCGTACGCGGGGGGCGCGGCCCGGTTGATCGGCCTCCAGTGGCGGCTCGCCCCGACGCTCGCGGAGCGCGTGCTCGGCTGGTACGTGCACCGGACCCAGTTCGGGCCGGGCACCCGCCCGGACAGCAGCGGCAACGTGTTCCGGCCGGACGCGGAGGGCCGCCGGGAGGGCGGGTGGCACGGCCGGCGCCGGCAACTGGTGCGGATGACCGCCGCGTTCGGTCTCGCCGCCGCCGGCACCGCGGTCGGCACGATGGCCGCCCGCACCCGCCGCAACCGGACGGACCGCTGA
- a CDS encoding glycosyltransferase: MRVGLVCAHAGPPRATDGPAVGTHQHIARVAAELAGRGHEVRVYERQDSAGLPATLDVDGYRVERVPVGPAAALPTAELIPYVAEFGGWLTDRWAGEWRPDVVHGHYWVGGLAAAHAVRETDIPVVQTFHSLGVEQLRHLGREYDGPGERIPLERALTRAVDIAVAQCNDEVDELTRMGLQRTSVAMVPAGVDTGQFHPDGEAAPRDQRARILSVGGLAAGHGQEDLIQAMRLVGDAELVIAGGPPAEQLAGHAEARRLRELAERNGVAEQVRLVGAVPHDQMATWYRSADVVACTPRYSSAGRVSLEAMACGVPVVGYAMGGIADAVVDEVTGRLVPPGDVRVLGVTLRRLLADNAGRFAYGHAAVDRVRCSYTWERTAGALERLYERVVGRRKPVEA; the protein is encoded by the coding sequence ATGCGCGTCGGTCTCGTCTGCGCGCACGCCGGCCCGCCCAGGGCGACCGACGGTCCGGCCGTCGGCACCCACCAGCACATCGCGCGGGTCGCTGCCGAGCTGGCCGGACGAGGCCACGAGGTGCGGGTCTACGAACGCCAGGACTCTGCGGGCCTGCCCGCGACGCTGGACGTCGACGGCTACCGGGTGGAACGCGTGCCCGTCGGCCCGGCCGCGGCGCTGCCCACCGCCGAGCTGATCCCGTACGTGGCGGAGTTCGGCGGCTGGCTGACCGACCGCTGGGCCGGCGAGTGGCGGCCGGACGTGGTGCACGGGCACTACTGGGTCGGCGGGCTGGCCGCGGCGCACGCCGTGCGGGAGACCGACATCCCGGTCGTGCAGACCTTCCACTCGCTCGGCGTCGAGCAGCTGCGGCACCTCGGGCGGGAGTACGACGGCCCGGGGGAGCGGATCCCGCTGGAGCGGGCGCTGACCCGGGCGGTGGACATCGCGGTGGCCCAGTGCAACGACGAGGTGGACGAACTGACCCGGATGGGGCTGCAACGCACCTCGGTGGCGATGGTGCCCGCGGGCGTGGACACCGGGCAGTTCCACCCCGACGGCGAGGCCGCGCCGCGCGACCAGCGGGCCCGGATCCTCTCCGTGGGCGGCCTCGCCGCCGGGCACGGCCAGGAGGACCTGATCCAGGCCATGCGGCTCGTCGGCGACGCCGAGCTGGTGATCGCCGGCGGCCCGCCCGCCGAGCAGCTGGCCGGCCATGCCGAGGCCCGCCGGCTGCGGGAGCTGGCCGAGCGGAACGGGGTGGCCGAGCAGGTGCGCCTGGTGGGCGCCGTGCCGCACGACCAGATGGCCACCTGGTACCGGTCGGCGGACGTGGTCGCCTGCACCCCGCGCTACTCCTCGGCGGGGCGGGTGTCGTTGGAGGCGATGGCCTGCGGCGTGCCGGTGGTGGGCTACGCGATGGGCGGGATCGCCGACGCGGTGGTGGACGAGGTGACCGGTCGGCTGGTGCCGCCGGGAGACGTCCGCGTCCTCGGCGTGACGCTGCGCCGGCTGCTCGCCGACAACGCCGGGCGGTTCGCGTACGGGCACGCGGCGGTCGACCGGGTGCGGTGCAGCTACACGTGGGAGCGGACCGCCGGGGCGCTGGAGCGCCTGTACGAGCGGGTGGTGGGCCGGCGCAAGCCGGTCGAGGCCTGA
- the hisN gene encoding histidinol-phosphatase, with the protein MTWYAADLDLAHLLADAADAVSTTRFRALDLRVEAKPDLTPVSDADTAVEREIRALLAAHRPADGLLGEEYGAQPATGPDGRRWVVDPIDGTKNFVRGVPVWATLIALLEGDRPVLGLVSAPALGRRWWAAEGSGAYAGPDQATGVPIRVSDVGRLADASFCYSSLTGWEAAGRLDAMLGLMRECWRSRAYGDFYGYMLLAEGALDVMVEPELSLWDVAALVPIVAEAGGAITDLSGAPALASGPDLEHSAIASNGALHPDILARLGRPAER; encoded by the coding sequence ATGACCTGGTACGCCGCGGATCTCGACCTCGCCCACCTGCTCGCCGACGCCGCCGACGCGGTCTCGACCACCCGGTTCCGGGCCCTCGATCTACGGGTGGAGGCGAAGCCCGACCTCACGCCGGTCTCCGACGCGGACACCGCCGTCGAGCGGGAGATCCGCGCGCTGCTGGCCGCGCACCGCCCGGCGGACGGGCTGCTCGGCGAGGAGTACGGCGCGCAGCCGGCGACCGGGCCGGACGGCCGGCGCTGGGTGGTCGACCCGATCGACGGCACCAAGAACTTCGTCCGCGGGGTGCCGGTCTGGGCCACCCTGATCGCCCTGCTGGAGGGGGACCGGCCGGTGCTCGGGCTGGTCTCCGCCCCGGCGCTGGGCCGCCGCTGGTGGGCCGCCGAGGGGTCCGGGGCGTACGCCGGGCCGGACCAGGCCACCGGCGTACCGATCCGGGTCTCCGACGTGGGCCGGCTCGCCGATGCCAGCTTCTGCTACTCCTCGCTCACCGGGTGGGAGGCGGCCGGGCGCCTGGACGCGATGCTCGGCCTGATGCGGGAGTGCTGGCGCAGTCGGGCGTACGGGGACTTCTACGGTTACATGTTGCTGGCCGAGGGGGCACTCGACGTGATGGTGGAGCCGGAGTTGTCGCTCTGGGACGTCGCGGCGCTGGTGCCGATCGTCGCCGAGGCGGGCGGCGCCATCACCGACCTGTCCGGCGCTCCCGCCCTGGCCAGCGGGCCCGACCTCGAGCACAGCGCGATCGCGAGCAACGGCGCGCTGCATCCCGACATCCTGGCCCGGCTGGGTCGACCAGCCGAGCGCTGA